The Corynebacterium tuberculostearicum genome window below encodes:
- a CDS encoding HAD family hydrolase codes for MHLSTISQFTDRFGILLPQLIALDMDGTLLDGNGQLPPDFAAISTRAHQLGVILVPASGRQLATLQEMFPHEDTFIAENGSVVVHDNRVISATTLPNAAVRSAVAALHSVETPHTVVLCTPDTAYVHKGANEQARAEIAKYYRSVEWVDDLDALLDADIIKIAAYCADGSEKHLHQPLLAAVPEHNIAISGAVWLDVMAAGVNKGVALHTMAELLSVPISRTAAFGDFLNDYELLREAGTAIAMENAHPKLKEIADHIAPPNTEYGVMTVLRQLFDSEES; via the coding sequence ATGCACCTATCCACCATCAGCCAATTCACAGATAGGTTCGGAATTTTGCTCCCACAGCTCATCGCCCTGGATATGGACGGCACCCTACTGGACGGCAACGGCCAGCTTCCACCAGATTTCGCCGCGATCAGCACCCGTGCCCACCAGCTCGGCGTCATCCTAGTACCCGCCTCGGGCCGCCAGCTCGCCACCCTACAAGAGATGTTTCCGCACGAAGACACCTTCATCGCCGAAAACGGATCCGTGGTCGTGCACGATAATCGCGTCATCAGCGCCACTACCCTGCCCAACGCAGCTGTGCGCTCCGCCGTGGCCGCACTCCATTCCGTCGAGACCCCGCATACCGTAGTGCTATGCACGCCGGATACCGCCTATGTACACAAAGGCGCCAATGAACAGGCCCGTGCTGAAATTGCCAAGTACTACAGGTCAGTGGAATGGGTAGATGACCTCGATGCGCTACTGGATGCAGACATCATCAAAATCGCCGCTTACTGTGCCGACGGCAGCGAAAAGCACCTCCACCAGCCCCTTCTTGCGGCCGTCCCGGAACACAATATCGCCATCTCTGGTGCCGTATGGCTCGATGTCATGGCCGCTGGAGTCAACAAGGGCGTAGCACTACACACCATGGCCGAGCTTCTCTCGGTTCCCATTTCTCGCACCGCCGCCTTTGGCGATTTCCTCAATGACTACGAGCTCCTCCGCGAGGCGGGCACTGCCATCGCAATGGAAAATGCGCACCCAAAGTTGAAGGAAATCGCCGATCACATTGCCCCACCCAATACCGAATATGGGGTCATGACAGTTCTGCGTCAGCTTTTTGACAGCGAAGAGTCCTAG
- a CDS encoding 3-hydroxyisobutyryl-CoA hydrolase — MTNTAPIVSSIRNHTGVIELNRPKALNSLTPEMIHLIAESLAQWRDNDVVEQVLFTSTSPKAYCAGGDVRYAREGVKEGKVDEVDAFFATEYTLNGDIAEYPKPIVALIDGIAMGGGLGISAHGSHRVVTEKTFASMPEMNIGYVTDVGMAYAAQRAVGTRGKASAELAKFWGITGYRMYAADLVWSGLATHYVADGEAFASAVIEQGLATALAQHATAPGGEAPLAELIDAIEDAFSHNTWQDISAALEKYPELKQQVDKLTAQACPTSIVAAMELFHAEQECSSIREALDMETNLGAYMYRRGDFAEGVRAILVDKTNDAAFEPAALADVDVDALRSALHVHPAK, encoded by the coding sequence ATGACTAATACTGCACCTATCGTTTCCTCAATCCGTAACCATACCGGAGTCATTGAGCTCAACCGCCCCAAGGCTCTCAATTCCCTCACCCCGGAAATGATCCACCTCATTGCGGAGTCGCTGGCGCAGTGGCGCGACAACGATGTGGTGGAACAGGTGTTGTTTACCTCGACTAGTCCCAAGGCATATTGCGCCGGCGGCGATGTTCGCTACGCCCGCGAAGGGGTCAAGGAGGGCAAGGTGGATGAGGTCGATGCTTTCTTCGCCACCGAATACACGTTGAACGGTGATATCGCGGAGTATCCCAAGCCCATCGTTGCGCTCATTGATGGCATCGCTATGGGAGGTGGTCTGGGCATTTCTGCCCATGGGTCCCACCGCGTGGTTACGGAGAAAACCTTTGCCTCCATGCCAGAGATGAATATTGGCTACGTCACCGACGTAGGCATGGCCTATGCCGCCCAGCGTGCGGTGGGAACGCGCGGGAAGGCCTCGGCCGAGCTGGCGAAATTCTGGGGGATTACCGGCTACCGCATGTATGCCGCAGACCTTGTGTGGAGCGGGCTGGCCACCCACTATGTCGCGGACGGCGAGGCCTTTGCAAGTGCGGTTATTGAGCAGGGACTAGCCACGGCGCTAGCCCAGCACGCCACCGCACCTGGCGGCGAGGCCCCCTTGGCCGAGCTTATCGACGCCATCGAGGACGCCTTTTCCCACAACACCTGGCAAGACATTTCTGCGGCCCTGGAAAAGTACCCAGAATTAAAGCAACAGGTAGACAAGCTGACCGCGCAGGCGTGCCCCACCTCTATCGTGGCGGCCATGGAGCTATTCCACGCCGAGCAGGAGTGCAGCAGCATCCGCGAGGCCCTGGATATGGAGACCAACCTGGGCGCTTATATGTACCGGCGTGGGGACTTTGCCGAGGGCGTGCGAGCGATCTTGGTGGATAAAACCAATGATGCGGCA